The proteins below are encoded in one region of Bacteroides uniformis:
- a CDS encoding N-acetylmuramoyl-L-alanine amidase has translation MRFINLIVVHCSATRCDRCYTEHDLTTDHLRRGFSGAGYHFYIRKNGDIKSLRPLSLPGAHVRGWNAGSIGVCYEGGLDECGRPADTRTLFQKHSLHVLVLLLLKDYPGSRLCGHRDLSPDLNHNGEIEPEEWVKQCPCFDAATILTEPPPPNPACL, from the coding sequence ATGAGATTCATCAATCTTATCGTCGTCCATTGTTCCGCCACCCGCTGCGACCGCTGCTATACGGAGCACGACTTGACGACAGACCACCTGCGCCGGGGCTTCTCCGGCGCAGGTTATCATTTTTATATCCGCAAGAACGGTGACATCAAGTCCCTGCGTCCCTTGTCCCTGCCTGGTGCCCATGTCCGGGGTTGGAATGCAGGTAGCATCGGTGTCTGTTACGAAGGCGGTCTTGACGAGTGCGGTCGCCCTGCCGATACACGCACCCTTTTCCAAAAGCACTCCCTGCATGTGCTTGTGTTGCTGCTGCTGAAGGATTATCCCGGTTCCCGGCTTTGCGGTCACCGCGACCTGAGCCCCGACCTGAACCATAACGGGGAGATAGAGCCGGAAGAGTGGGTGAAACAATGTCCCTGCTTTGATGCGGCGACTATACTGACAGAACCGCCACCACCCAATCCGGCATGCTTATAA
- a CDS encoding smalltalk protein: protein MSTKSSVWDKILKVIIAVASALIGALSAHAMTV from the coding sequence ATGAGTACAAAATCATCTGTTTGGGATAAGATTCTGAAAGTGATAATCGCTGTAGCCTCCGCGCTTATTGGTGCCCTGAGCGCCCATGCCATGACAGTGTAG